The region TAGCAAAAATTGAAGAGTATCTTGAATAATTCTTACCGTTTTCATTTTGATTTCAATTCTAAATTAAAATATTGAATTGAAGTTTTAAAGACATGTCTGGGTCGCTTTGCTTCACTCTGTTGCGACGACCTTTGCCGAATACCCGAATTTTTCAATGGCCTTCAGGTATTTCTCGACATCACCATCGACTTCTATCTCAGCAGACTTCAGGTCTATGGACAGTACTTTGGCGCCCTCCTTTGTGAGAACGTTCCTGACTGTCATAACACATCCGTGGCAGGTCAGTCCAGAAAGCTCAAGTTTCACCTTAATTTCAACCACCTCCGATTTTGCTATTGCCTTAATTGATTTAACTGGTAATATAGTTCACTTCTAACAGCATGTAAGGTAAGATTTAAGTATTTGTAAACATGGTGTTATGTGTGCGGCTTGACGAATATGACCTGAAAATACTTGAACTGCTCAGGGAGAACTCAAGGCTATCCTACAGCGATATTGGAAAGGCTCTGGGTATGACAAGACAGACCGTAAAATCGAGGATTGAGAAACTTGAGCAGGAGGGGATAATCAGAAAGTACACGATCGAAATAGAGATAAGTGCTGGCAAGGGCAATGAATTTCTTGCAATTTTAAGCGATGTGCCTGATGAGAAGGACTTTGCAGAGATTTTCAGGATAGGCAAGAGGAAATACCTTGTGAGGGCGCTGGTGGAGAAGGCAGATGAACTTGCAAAGCTCTGTGAGAAATACGAGTTCGAGCAGATTTTTCCAGTGATTGAGAGGCGCAGAGGTAATGAGCTGTCGAAAATACCTCTGAGCTTCAGGTGCGATTACTGTGGAAAGGAGGCTTTCGAGAGACCTCTCATGTACAAGAGACATAACCGGGTTTACGTGTTCTGCTGTCCAACATGTCTTGATATGTTCAGGGAATCAAATTACGATAGTTAATAATTTAAATGGACCCGGTACATAGTTGTATCATGTTTTATGAAATTGAGGAGATCAAGCGAAGACGAAAAAAGCTTGGCATCACTCAGAAAAAACTCGCCGAACTTGTGGGCGTCAGTCAGCCGCTCATAGCCAGGATTGAAAGCGGCGATCTCGATCCAAAACTGTCTCTCGTGAAAAAAATTTTTGAGGTTCTCGGGGAGCTTGAGGGCAGAGGAATAACAGCGAGAAAGATTATGACGACCGACATAGTTTTCGCAAGTCCCGATGAACTGATTGTCGACACAATTGACGTTATGCGGGAGAAGGGAATCTCCCAGCTACCTGTAGTGAAGGATGGGGCGAATCTCGGATGCATCACCGAAAGCTCGATTCTCAGAGTTATCATGATGAAGGGGCTTGATGGCTGTGAAGATATGCGTGTCAGGGATGTGATGGAAGAACCCCTGCCGGAAATATCACCAAATGAATCCTTAGACAGCATCTCAAAAATGCTTTTAAATAACCCCGCTCTCCTTGTGGTTGAAGAGGGCAGGATAGTGGGGATAGTTACCAAACACGATGTCATGAAGGCCATGAGGGAGAAATGATGAACTTTCCGCAAATTTTTTGGCACGGGATGGCGGAGGAGGAGAAGATTGACTACCTCAGGAAGTTCAGCGTAGCGGTAATCGGAAGCAGAATGCTCATGGAGCTTCTCTGGAGGGGTGGAGTAGGCTGTGTGAGGTACATCGGCGATTTCGTGACTCCAAACGATTCGAGGATTGACTGCACCGTGCATCCTCTTGAGGCGAATGATTATGACGCAGTCCACCCGATGAGCAGCGACTCCTGCGTGATAAGCTACCCGTATCCTGACGACTACGACGAGCTTAAAAGACAGCTGAAGGGAATAGACGTTATTGTAGCCCACAAACACATTGATGTTGCCGCAAGAATAGCTGAAGAGCTTGGATCGCCCTTCATACCTAACCTGATTACAACCTTCCTGCCCGATGGGGTGAAATTCTGGGAAGTGGAGATGCCGAGGGTTAAGTTTGATCCGATTTCGTATGCTCTCACATGTTCTCTCCAGGCTGGAGAGATACTCAGAATATTTACGGGCTACCACATGCCGACAATAGCTCCGGATGCGTACATCGTAGATACCCGCTCCCAGTATTACCTCAAGAAAATCCGGCTGAGGGTGAAAGAATGAGGATTAAAGCCCCGTCAAGGATTCACATAACGCTTGTAGACCTCAACGGAGCTGTTGGAAGGGTCGATGGTGGCGTCGGTCTGACCTTGGAAAGTCCCGGATTTGTTATCAGAGCCCGAAAAAACGATGAGATTCGGGTAGAGGGTGAAGCAGAATTTGCTGAAAGGGGCAAGGCCGTTCTTGAGAAATTTCAGAAAAAATTCGGCTACGGGCTTGAGGTGGTAATTGAGAGAGCCTATCCATCTCACATCGGTCTGGGGAGTGGAACCCAGCTTGCCCTTTCGGTTGGGAAGGCATACTGCCTGATTAACGGAATCGGGCTTAGCGTAAGGGAGATTGCTGAGCTTGCTGGCAGAGGCGGGACATCCGGTATAGGTGTTGCAGCATTTGAGTATGGAGGCTTCATTGTCGATGGCGGACACACGATGAAGGAGAAGAAGAGTTTTCTTCCGTCATCGTTCAGCAGGGCAAAGCCGGCTCCCGTTATTGCGAGGCACGATTTTCCCGATTGGGACGTGTATCTGATTATCCCTGACGAAAAGGGCTTTGCAGGTATGCGGGAAAGACATCTGTTTGAAAAGAACACACCCGTCTCCCTGCATGACGTGAGGGAGCTTGCCCATATAATTCTCATGAAGCTTCTTCCGGCTGTGGCTGAACATGACCTCGATGAATTCGCCAACGCAATTCATGCAATTCAGTACCTGGGATTCAAAAGAGCAGAGGTCAGCCAGTATGGCACGCTTATTTTTGACCTCATAGAGGTTTTGAGGGACTATGGAGCGGCAGGAATGTCGTCAACTGGACCGACGGTTTATTTCGTGGGAGACAGAGGTGGCATTGACGCTGCAAAAAGTTATTTCAAGGAAAGGGAAATAGGAGTTGAAATTGTAAAAACAAAAGCGAGAAACAGGGGGGCTGAAGTTGAAATATAATCTATGGTTTGGGATTTACAAGGACGGAAAGGTCAGAAAGTCTGAAAATCTGAAAAAATCATTTATCACGGCACACAATCCTGAGCCTCTGCCGTTTTCTCCTGCCGATGCTGGCAGGGAAGTTTTCGGAGATGATTATTACGGGATTCTGAGAAAAACTGCCATTGAGGTGTGCAGAGAGCTTGTTGAGAAAGAGCTGAGACGGGAGGATAGATACGTCATCGCTCTCGTAAGAACTCTGGACGAGCTGAACAGCTCGATAAATCTCCTCATGGAGAAGCTCAGGGATCTGAAAGAGATAAGGGAAAGTGAGGTTGTGGAGGTTTTCGAGCAGAGAATCGGGGAGCTTGAAAAATTTAAAGCAGAGATAGAAAAGGAAATCGAGGAGGTTATGAGGAAGATTGCGCCAAACGTGAGCGAAATTGTTGGAGAGAAAATTGGGGCAAGACTTCTTGAGAAGGCAGGAAGCCTTGAAAGGCTGGCAGAATTTCCAGCAAGCACGATACAGGTTATAGGGGCTGAAAAATCTCTTTTCAAAGCTCTTTCAAGGATAAGGAGGGGGAAGAAAGCCAAAGTGCCAAAGCACGGCGTGATATTCCAGCATCCATTCATAAGGAACCTTCCGAAAAAGAAAAGAGGGAAGATGGCAAGGTTCATTGCAAATAAAATTGCCATAGCCGCGAGGATAGACTACTTTAAGGGTGAGCTTGATGAAAAACTTTCTGAGGAGGTAAGGAAGAAGTATGAGCAGCTTTCAAGGAAGTGAGATTGCACATAATGTGTTCATGGCAGAAATTGAAGGAAGAAAGAGGATTTTCACGAAGTCAGCATATCCTCCGCACTACGGGGAAAGGAAAGTGGGCGAATACCGGGAGTGGATACCCCAGCGGAGCAAGCTTGGCGCACTTTTCATGAAAGGGTATGTGATTGATCTTGGGGAAAATACCAGGCTCCTGTACCTCGGAGCTGCAAGCGGAACGACTGTTAGCCACCTTTCGGATATACTCGATTCCGGAATTATCTATGCAGTGGAGTATTCTGCAAAGCCGTTTCAGAAGTTTCTGAAGCTTGCGATGGAGAGGAAAAACATAATCCCAATTCTCGGAGATGCTTCCCGGCCAGAGAGGTACAGCGGAATTGTCGAGAAGGTTGATTTCATCTACCAGGACATAGCTCAAAGGAATCAAGTTGAAATTTTCAGAAAGAATTTCGAGTTTTTTGCTGCGGAAAATGCTGAGGGTTTGATTTTTGTGAAGGCAAGGAGCATTGACTCGACAAAAGAGCCAAAAGAAATTTACGGGGAAGTTATCCGCAAACTTGAGGGTGATTTTGAGATAATAAAGCATGCGAGCCTTGAGCCGTACCACAGGGATCACATATTCATTCACGTGAGGTGGAGGGGTTGAAGCAGCGCTTTGTTCTGGATACGACTGCCATCACGGATACCGGGATGAGGTCGAAAGAAGGTTTTGAAAATATATGCGTATCCGCAAATACGATTCTCGATTTAATAGCAAAGGCGAGGCTGAAACTTGAAATTAGCTGCTACGTCCCGTACCCATCCGTTTATTCTGAGCTTGTGAGCTTCATGAAGAGATACGGCTGTGAAAAAGAGGTGTTCGTGAAGCTTGACACCTGGCTCATCAAAAAGACTCCCAACAGGTTCGAGGTCAAGATACCTGCCGAAATCTTTCATGAGTACATCACCACCGTACGGCAGAAAATAAACAAGGCCATGAGGGTGGCCGAGGAGCATATCTGGGAGAGTTCTGCAGTTGGATTGAAGTATGAGCGGAAAGACGAGGTGAGGGATGAGGTTGGCGACATCATCTCCCGATTCAGGGACAAGTTCAGGGAGGTTACGAGACACGGGGTTCTGGATTCCTCTCCTGATCTTGATGTACTCCTTCTTGCGAAGGAACTTGATGCCGCTGTCGTTTCGAGCGACGAGGGCATAAAGAAGTGGGCTGAAAAAATGGGCCTCAGGTTTGTTGAGGCGAAAATGTTTCCGAGAATGCTGAGGGAATATCTGAGGCTTGTGGAGGGTGAATTTGATGAAAATCGAAAAACCGAGGGGGACAAGGGATTTTTTACCTCAGGAGATGGAGAAGAGGAGACATATTGAAAACCTGATGCGAAAAGTGGCCGAGAGTTTCGGATACAGGGAAA is a window of Geoglobus acetivorans DNA encoding:
- a CDS encoding heavy-metal-associated domain-containing protein, with translation MKLELSGLTCHGCVMTVRNVLTKEGAKVLSIDLKSAEIEVDGDVEKYLKAIEKFGYSAKVVATE
- a CDS encoding winged helix-turn-helix transcriptional regulator → MRLDEYDLKILELLRENSRLSYSDIGKALGMTRQTVKSRIEKLEQEGIIRKYTIEIEISAGKGNEFLAILSDVPDEKDFAEIFRIGKRKYLVRALVEKADELAKLCEKYEFEQIFPVIERRRGNELSKIPLSFRCDYCGKEAFERPLMYKRHNRVYVFCCPTCLDMFRESNYDS
- a CDS encoding CBS domain-containing protein gives rise to the protein MFYEIEEIKRRRKKLGITQKKLAELVGVSQPLIARIESGDLDPKLSLVKKIFEVLGELEGRGITARKIMTTDIVFASPDELIVDTIDVMREKGISQLPVVKDGANLGCITESSILRVIMMKGLDGCEDMRVRDVMEEPLPEISPNESLDSISKMLLNNPALLVVEEGRIVGIVTKHDVMKAMREK
- a CDS encoding beta-ribofuranosylaminobenzene 5'-phosphate synthase; its protein translation is MRIKAPSRIHITLVDLNGAVGRVDGGVGLTLESPGFVIRARKNDEIRVEGEAEFAERGKAVLEKFQKKFGYGLEVVIERAYPSHIGLGSGTQLALSVGKAYCLINGIGLSVREIAELAGRGGTSGIGVAAFEYGGFIVDGGHTMKEKKSFLPSSFSRAKPAPVIARHDFPDWDVYLIIPDEKGFAGMRERHLFEKNTPVSLHDVRELAHIILMKLLPAVAEHDLDEFANAIHAIQYLGFKRAEVSQYGTLIFDLIEVLRDYGAAGMSSTGPTVYFVGDRGGIDAAKSYFKEREIGVEIVKTKARNRGAEVEI
- a CDS encoding NOP5/NOP56 family protein: MKYNLWFGIYKDGKVRKSENLKKSFITAHNPEPLPFSPADAGREVFGDDYYGILRKTAIEVCRELVEKELRREDRYVIALVRTLDELNSSINLLMEKLRDLKEIRESEVVEVFEQRIGELEKFKAEIEKEIEEVMRKIAPNVSEIVGEKIGARLLEKAGSLERLAEFPASTIQVIGAEKSLFKALSRIRRGKKAKVPKHGVIFQHPFIRNLPKKKRGKMARFIANKIAIAARIDYFKGELDEKLSEEVRKKYEQLSRK
- a CDS encoding fibrillarin-like rRNA/tRNA 2'-O-methyltransferase, which codes for MSSFQGSEIAHNVFMAEIEGRKRIFTKSAYPPHYGERKVGEYREWIPQRSKLGALFMKGYVIDLGENTRLLYLGAASGTTVSHLSDILDSGIIYAVEYSAKPFQKFLKLAMERKNIIPILGDASRPERYSGIVEKVDFIYQDIAQRNQVEIFRKNFEFFAAENAEGLIFVKARSIDSTKEPKEIYGEVIRKLEGDFEIIKHASLEPYHRDHIFIHVRWRG
- a CDS encoding RNA ligase partner protein, whose amino-acid sequence is MRSKEGFENICVSANTILDLIAKARLKLEISCYVPYPSVYSELVSFMKRYGCEKEVFVKLDTWLIKKTPNRFEVKIPAEIFHEYITTVRQKINKAMRVAEEHIWESSAVGLKYERKDEVRDEVGDIISRFRDKFREVTRHGVLDSSPDLDVLLLAKELDAAVVSSDEGIKKWAEKMGLRFVEAKMFPRMLREYLRLVEGEFDENRKTEGDKGFFTSGDGEEETY